From the genome of Candidatus Neptunochlamydia vexilliferae, one region includes:
- a CDS encoding filamentous hemagglutinin N-terminal domain-containing protein, whose protein sequence is MRWKSLLLLPLTLFAQPKGLDVQSGQLSFKDGTITQSSAKAIAHWDDFSISKGQTLRFVQPSKDAAILNRVVGKNISRILGSLKANGNVILINPNGVYISGDIQTAGFIASTADVSNENFLSGKELVFGETSGEINNAGHISCPGGDVFLIAKKIDNSGEIEGHQVIIRPHSNPKVLIRADDTDISSPYKKAISHAGTIRAFATNEEDGKIYLVAVEGATEVDGTLIGDEVHVLGQEVTLKENTYIDASGPSGGTVLIGGDYQGANPEILNAKNVYVAPGAEVKADSTGSGDGGKVIYWSDGVTTVGGETNVRGGPEGGDGGFVEVSGLKTFYYRGRSDRSAPHGKSGMILFDPETDIVISGGLTTGLINAPNYIPDGAGPYNLSTNDLTTELDSGDVTINTFGAGATTVGSGDLTFNAGVSWSRNRLTCTVGNDAVFAAGIAVTNSGPGDFTVNATNGITVNSGATVSNTGTGSIVFRGSASSSTAITIDGGTVSTVSGAIDFNNVGTIDNQLRVANGGILSTSSGAITLKGRYATPFRHSSGISISGQNTKVLAGAGGSITIDVPQLNGRSNIGVLIENSAEILATGDAPITITGRSRGGRSQTDCPGIRIYDSKLETEIGDISLISIAQSINTLGGSVQAGTQIRGSDLISKGGDVFIDSHVTGVNYGEATGLYTAESTIATVGEGEISIFGDGGNTNNTRSISASISVDLFLTTISSENGEIHIEGQRVTHGGGTRIRGGSITTTGTGNIQIEGFTTPGVVRGAFAEAQYGVRIIGGATISATGATGGITLRGEGSYLPGISIEPGLVSTVGGRIYFEGTGTDLPSFTISSAGPRIELLDSSSVSSKNGGV, encoded by the coding sequence ATGCGCTGGAAATCTTTACTTCTTCTCCCATTAACTCTCTTTGCTCAGCCAAAAGGACTCGATGTTCAGTCTGGACAGCTCTCCTTCAAGGATGGAACGATCACCCAATCCAGCGCTAAAGCAATTGCCCACTGGGACGATTTTTCGATCAGCAAAGGTCAAACCCTCCGCTTTGTTCAGCCAAGCAAAGATGCAGCGATTCTCAACCGCGTCGTAGGCAAAAATATCAGCCGAATTCTCGGTAGCTTAAAGGCAAATGGAAATGTCATCTTGATCAACCCCAATGGGGTCTACATCTCAGGGGACATCCAAACTGCCGGATTTATCGCTTCAACGGCAGATGTCTCGAATGAAAACTTCTTAAGCGGTAAAGAGCTTGTTTTTGGGGAAACAAGTGGAGAAATTAACAATGCAGGCCACATTTCGTGTCCTGGTGGGGATGTGTTCCTCATTGCGAAAAAGATCGATAACTCAGGGGAAATCGAGGGGCATCAGGTCATTATCCGTCCTCATAGTAATCCAAAAGTGCTCATCCGAGCAGACGATACCGATATCTCCTCCCCTTACAAAAAAGCAATCTCCCATGCAGGGACCATCCGCGCTTTTGCGACCAATGAAGAGGATGGAAAGATTTACCTCGTGGCTGTCGAAGGAGCCACCGAAGTCGATGGCACCCTCATCGGTGATGAAGTGCACGTCCTTGGCCAAGAGGTCACCTTAAAGGAAAACACCTACATCGATGCCTCGGGACCAAGTGGTGGAACGGTTCTGATTGGTGGCGATTACCAAGGGGCAAATCCTGAGATTCTCAATGCAAAAAATGTCTATGTTGCTCCCGGTGCCGAAGTCAAAGCAGACAGCACTGGCAGCGGTGATGGAGGGAAGGTTATTTATTGGTCTGATGGTGTCACCACCGTCGGCGGTGAAACAAACGTCCGTGGCGGCCCTGAAGGTGGAGATGGTGGCTTTGTGGAGGTGTCAGGGTTGAAGACTTTCTACTATCGGGGGCGGAGTGATCGATCTGCCCCTCATGGAAAATCGGGAATGATCCTTTTTGATCCCGAAACCGATATTGTGATTTCTGGAGGATTAACAACCGGGTTAATCAACGCTCCTAATTACATCCCCGACGGAGCAGGTCCTTATAACTTGAGCACAAACGACTTAACAACAGAGTTAGACTCGGGAGATGTGACAATCAACACCTTTGGAGCCGGGGCAACGACTGTGGGAAGTGGGGACCTCACCTTTAATGCAGGGGTTTCCTGGAGTAGGAATCGCTTGACCTGCACCGTTGGCAATGATGCGGTTTTTGCAGCAGGAATCGCTGTAACAAACTCTGGACCTGGGGATTTTACGGTCAACGCAACCAATGGAATCACGGTAAATTCAGGAGCTACCGTATCCAACACGGGAACGGGATCCATTGTATTTAGGGGAAGCGCTTCTAGCAGTACAGCTATTACTATCGATGGAGGAACGGTTTCAACGGTTTCGGGAGCCATTGACTTTAATAATGTTGGCACAATTGATAACCAACTGAGAGTTGCAAATGGGGGAATATTATCAACTTCATCAGGAGCGATAACACTCAAAGGTAGGTACGCCACACCTTTTAGACACAGCTCAGGCATTTCTATAAGTGGACAGAACACCAAGGTTCTAGCAGGAGCTGGGGGATCAATTACAATCGATGTTCCTCAGTTAAATGGACGTAGTAATATTGGGGTATTGATTGAAAACTCAGCAGAAATCTTAGCAACTGGGGATGCGCCCATTACAATTACAGGTAGGTCAAGGGGAGGGCGTAGCCAAACCGATTGTCCAGGAATCCGCATTTACGATAGCAAATTAGAAACTGAAATAGGCGATATTAGCCTGATTTCTATTGCACAAAGCATTAATACTTTGGGAGGAAGTGTTCAAGCAGGAACTCAAATCAGAGGGAGTGACCTAATTTCTAAAGGAGGAGATGTTTTTATTGATAGCCATGTCACTGGAGTAAACTATGGAGAAGCAACTGGTCTCTATACTGCAGAGTCAACAATTGCAACAGTAGGAGAGGGAGAGATTTCTATTTTTGGAGATGGGGGAAACACCAACAATACACGTTCCATTTCAGCTTCAATCAGTGTAGACCTTTTTCTCACAACCATAAGTAGTGAAAATGGAGAGATTCATATTGAAGGTCAGCGAGTGACTCATGGTGGAGGAACTCGAATTAGGGGTGGATCAATTACAACAACAGGAACTGGAAACATTCAGATCGAAGGATTTACGACTCCAGGGGTAGTTAGAGGGGCATTTGCAGAGGCTCAGTATGGAGTGCGTATTATAGGTGGAGCTACTATTTCAGCAACAGGAGCGACAGGAGGCATAACACTGCGTGGGGAAGGATCTTACCTACCCGGCATTTCGATCGAGCCAGGTCTGGTGAGCACTGTAGGAGGAAGAATCTACTTTGAAGGAACGGGAACAGACCTTCCCTCTTTTACTATTAGCTCTGCTGGTCCTAGGATAGAGCTTCTTGATTCTAGCTCGGTTTCATCAAAA